One part of the Haemophilus parainfluenzae genome encodes these proteins:
- the pmbA gene encoding metalloprotease PmbA: MKTAENLTALLKSQEQTLRDAVSFAIETAQKAGATAEVGVTKVSGLSVSTRLQEIENVEFTNDGALGISVYLGQQKGNASTSDLGEEAIKNTVEAALAIAKYTSPDDCTGLADKELMAFEAPDLALYHGASIDVEQATKLALEAEKSALEYDDKIVNSNGASFNSHTGVRVYGNTHGMLQSYLSSRYSLSCSVIGGELDQLENDYEYTVSREFDALSSADWVGQNCAKKVIARLNPQKLTTREVPVIFLNDVATGLISHLTGAISGGSLYRQSSFLLDHLGKQVLPDWFQISERPHLLKRLASTPFDSEGVRTQDLEIIQDGVLQTYLLTSYSGRKMGMKSTGHAGGIHNWLVKPNLTGGLTALLRQMGTGLLVTDVMGQGVNIVTGDYSRGAAGFWVENGEIQYPVAEITIAGQLQDMLKNIVAVADDIEHRSNIQTGSILLDKMKISGN, from the coding sequence ATGAAAACAGCAGAAAATTTAACCGCACTTTTAAAATCTCAAGAGCAAACATTGCGTGATGCAGTTAGTTTTGCGATTGAAACTGCACAGAAAGCAGGAGCCACCGCTGAAGTTGGTGTGACAAAAGTGAGTGGTTTATCAGTTTCAACTCGTCTGCAAGAGATTGAAAATGTTGAATTTACTAATGATGGGGCATTAGGCATTTCTGTTTATTTAGGCCAACAAAAAGGCAATGCATCCACCTCAGATTTAGGCGAAGAAGCCATTAAAAATACTGTTGAAGCAGCGCTTGCTATTGCAAAATATACCTCGCCAGATGATTGCACAGGGCTAGCGGATAAAGAACTAATGGCTTTTGAAGCGCCTGATTTAGCGCTTTATCATGGGGCAAGTATCGATGTCGAACAGGCTACAAAATTAGCTTTAGAAGCTGAAAAATCAGCGTTGGAATACGATGATAAAATTGTGAATAGTAACGGCGCAAGCTTTAATTCGCATACCGGTGTTCGTGTTTATGGTAATACACATGGCATGCTACAAAGTTACTTATCTAGTCGTTATTCTTTATCTTGTTCGGTGATTGGTGGCGAGCTAGATCAACTTGAAAATGACTACGAATACACGGTTTCACGTGAGTTTGATGCCCTTTCTTCAGCGGATTGGGTAGGACAGAATTGTGCAAAAAAAGTGATTGCGCGTTTAAATCCACAAAAATTAACGACACGTGAAGTACCGGTGATTTTCTTAAATGATGTGGCAACAGGATTAATCTCTCATTTAACGGGGGCGATTAGTGGCGGCAGCTTATATCGTCAATCCAGTTTCTTGCTCGATCATCTTGGAAAACAAGTATTGCCAGATTGGTTCCAGATTAGTGAGCGTCCGCATTTGTTAAAACGTTTAGCCTCCACACCTTTTGACAGCGAAGGAGTTCGTACACAGGATCTTGAAATTATTCAAGATGGCGTATTGCAAACCTATTTACTCACCAGTTACAGCGGTAGAAAAATGGGTATGAAAAGTACCGGTCATGCTGGCGGTATCCATAACTGGCTCGTGAAACCAAATTTAACGGGCGGATTGACCGCACTTTTACGTCAAATGGGCACCGGTTTATTGGTGACAGATGTCATGGGGCAAGGCGTAAATATTGTGACGGGGGATTATTCCCGTGGCGCAGCAGGCTTTTGGGTGGAGAATGGCGAGATTCAATATCCAGTTGCTGAAATTACGATTGCGGGCCAATTGCAGGATATGTTAAAAAATATTGTGGCAGTAGCAGATGATATTGAACATCGATCTAATATCCAAACAGGTTCAATCTTGTTAGATAAGATGAAAATTTCAGGAAATTAA